Proteins encoded within one genomic window of Oncorhynchus mykiss isolate Arlee chromosome 27, USDA_OmykA_1.1, whole genome shotgun sequence:
- the lpar6a gene encoding lysophosphatidic acid receptor 6a, whose product MNNTNLIPLAMSTDNFTLMKYGLGGIIRSSITPLLHQLNSSSVSSDSSNCTKNDGFKYPLYSTVFSLVFIVGLITNMAAMYIFTCTLKLRNETTTYMINLVVSDLLFVFTLPLRVFYFLNQDWPFGGILCKLSVSLFYTNMYGSILFLTCISVDRFLAIVHPLRSRALRTKRNAKMVCVAVWVLVLAGSLPTGFKLETTSPHHNHSTARFCFENFSSKQWKSHLSKVVIFIETVGFLIPLLLNVVCSVMVLQTLRRPQTISRGGKLNKTKILRMIVVHLFIFCFCFIPYNVNLVFYALVRTGTLKGCASETVVRTIYPIALCIAVSNCCFDPIIYYFTSETIQNSIKRKSTISQAYDIKFSEALQSETSANFHCSLRTLKDKVFSNTESSV is encoded by the coding sequence ATGAACAATACCAACCTGATCCCACTGGCCATGTCGACAGACAACTTCACCCTGATGAAATACGGTCTCGGTGGGATTATCAGATCAAGCATCACTCCTTTGCTGCACCAACTCAACTCGTCCTCCGTCTCCTCAGACAGTTCCAACTGCACCAAGAACGATGGCTTTAAGTATCCTCTCTACAGCACCGTCTTCAGCCTGGTGTTCATTGTGGGGTTGATCACTAACATGGCGGCCATGTATATATTCACCTGTACTCTCAAGTTGAGGAACGAGACGACGACCTACATGATCAACCTAGTGGTGTCAGACCTTCTCTTCGTCTTCACACTGCCTCTCAGGGTCTTCTACTTCCTTAACCAGGACTGGCCGTTCGGCGGGATACTCTGCAAGCTCTCCGTCTCATTATTTTATACCAACATGTACGGGAGTATTCTATTCCTCACTTGCATTAGTGTGGATCGGTTCCTGGCCATCGTTCACCCGCTCAGGTCACGGGCGTTGAGAACAAAGAGGAACGCTAAGATGGTGTGCGTGGCGGTCTGGGTTCTGGTGTTGGCAGGGAGTCTACCGACGGGGTTTAAACTGGAGACCACATCGCCACACCACAACCACTCCACCGCACGGTTCTGTTTCGAGAACTTCTCATCCAAGCAGTGGAAGTCCCACCTCTCCAAGGTGGTAATCTTCATCGAGACGGTGGGGTTCCTGATCCCCTTGCTCCTCAACGTGGTATGTTCCGTCATGGTTCTCCAGACCCTGAGGAGACCCCAGACCATCAGCCGCGGGGGGAAACTCAACAAAACCAAGATCCTTCGAATGATCGTGGTTCATCTCTTCATCTTCTGCTTCTGTTTCATCCCTTATAACGTCAACCTAGTCTTCTATGCCCTGGTTCGAACTGGGACGCTGAAGGGCTGCGCTTCAGAGACCGTAGTCCGAACTATCTATCCTATCGCTCTCTGTATTGCTGTGTCCAACTGCTGTTTTGACCCGATCATCTACTACTTTACCTCGGAGACCATCCAGAACTCTATCAAGaggaagtccacgatcagccaGGCGTACGACATTAAGTTCTCTGAGGCACTGCAGAGTGAGACCAGCGCCAACTTCCACTGCAGCCTGAGGACACTGAAAGACAAGGTGTTTAGCAACACCGAGTCTTCTGTGTGA